The following are encoded together in the Pseudoalteromonas piscicida genome:
- a CDS encoding ammonium transporter: MENTIIELQFSLNTFYFLISGVLVMWMAAGFAMLEAGLVRSKNTTEILTKNVALYAIACTMYLLIGYNIMYVDNAEGGVLPSLGALIGSAADDADHALQSDFFFQVVFVATAMSIVSGAVAERMKLWAFLAFCVVLTGFIYPLEGYWTWGGGFLSELGFVDFAGSAIVHGAGAAAALAGVLLLGARKGKYGKNGEIYPIPGSNMPLATLGTFILWMGWFGFNGGSQLFLADKENAIAVSQIMLNTNAAAAAGAVAALLVCKLMWGKADLTMVLNGALAGLVTITAEPASPTPVLALTLGALGGALVVFSIVALDKAKIDDPVGAISVHGVCGALGVMTVPFSNSDATFQGQAVGLITILGFVFIASYIVWSVLKASMGIRVGEEEELSGMDQHDCGVDAYPEFVTVRGQ, encoded by the coding sequence ATGGAAAATACAATAATAGAACTACAATTTTCATTAAATACTTTTTATTTTCTGATATCTGGCGTCTTAGTTATGTGGATGGCAGCTGGGTTCGCCATGCTTGAAGCGGGATTAGTGCGCTCAAAAAATACCACTGAAATCCTAACCAAGAACGTCGCACTGTACGCCATTGCTTGTACTATGTACCTGCTTATTGGTTATAACATCATGTATGTCGATAATGCCGAAGGCGGAGTTTTACCAAGTCTAGGCGCACTCATAGGCAGTGCTGCGGACGATGCCGACCATGCACTGCAATCTGACTTTTTCTTTCAAGTTGTATTTGTTGCCACGGCCATGTCAATTGTCTCGGGCGCTGTTGCTGAGCGTATGAAATTGTGGGCGTTTTTAGCATTTTGTGTGGTGTTAACTGGCTTTATCTACCCGTTAGAAGGCTATTGGACGTGGGGCGGTGGTTTCTTATCTGAGCTTGGCTTCGTGGACTTCGCCGGTTCTGCCATTGTGCATGGTGCCGGTGCTGCGGCTGCACTAGCGGGTGTCCTGTTACTTGGTGCGCGTAAAGGCAAATATGGAAAAAATGGTGAGATCTACCCAATTCCTGGCTCCAACATGCCACTGGCTACACTGGGCACCTTTATTTTGTGGATGGGGTGGTTTGGCTTTAATGGCGGTTCTCAACTGTTCCTTGCAGACAAAGAAAATGCCATTGCGGTTAGCCAAATCATGCTAAATACCAATGCGGCGGCGGCTGCAGGTGCGGTTGCTGCACTGTTGGTGTGTAAATTAATGTGGGGCAAGGCAGATTTAACCATGGTGCTTAATGGTGCACTCGCAGGTCTTGTTACCATTACCGCCGAGCCGGCTTCTCCAACACCTGTATTGGCGCTTACCCTCGGCGCGTTAGGTGGTGCTTTGGTGGTGTTCAGTATCGTCGCGCTAGACAAGGCAAAAATTGACGATCCTGTAGGTGCTATCTCTGTTCATGGTGTATGCGGGGCGTTAGGTGTGATGACGGTACCATTTTCAAACTCAGACGCTACTTTCCAAGGTCAGGCTGTGGGGCTTATCACTATTTTAGGTTTTGTTTTCATTGCTTCATATATCGTCTGGAGTGTATTGAAAGCAAGCATGGGGATCCGCGTTGGCGAAGAAGAAGAGTTAAGTGGTATGGATCAACATGATTGTGGCGTAGATGCCTATCCCGAGTTCGTGACAGTTCGCGGACAGTAA
- a CDS encoding diguanylate cyclase domain-containing protein, which translates to MQRILIVEDSKVVQQVLRHLAAQHLDVEIDFAWSLKESKDFLAQHQYTLALVDLTLPDAMDAEVVQLTLSHKIPTVVLTSKIDEYSRQQMLEMGVVDYVIKDNRDSYLYAVKLASRLLRNQGCKALIADDSVISRAVMKQMLEKQLFTVLEAQDGEQALEMLLCDHEIKLLLTDFAMPTMDGFELVKSVRNSRGRDELAIIGLSGAGSHGLSAKFIKYGANDFLAKPFMSEEFHCRIMQTMEQLNLIAEIKEYAHRDYLTGLYNRRYFCQQAERLIKNKPGQHILALLDLDHFKSINDQYGHESGDDVLKQVADLLRSAFGHYIVARIGGEEFALLIPSSDMKVAKHMLEDFRERLAKQAFNIPAGQYYCTISIGLAVCQSKSLSEVMRKADKALYKAKDKQRNCVIAH; encoded by the coding sequence ATGCAAAGAATTTTAATTGTTGAAGACAGTAAAGTCGTACAACAGGTATTGCGACACCTTGCTGCTCAGCATCTAGATGTCGAAATCGATTTTGCTTGGTCCCTCAAGGAAAGTAAGGACTTCTTAGCACAGCACCAATATACATTGGCGCTGGTAGATTTAACGCTGCCCGATGCGATGGACGCAGAGGTCGTGCAGCTCACGCTCAGCCACAAAATTCCCACTGTGGTGCTGACCTCAAAAATAGATGAATATAGTCGCCAGCAAATGCTTGAAATGGGCGTGGTGGATTATGTAATTAAAGACAATCGTGATTCATACCTATACGCGGTCAAGTTAGCATCTAGACTGTTGAGAAACCAAGGTTGCAAGGCGCTGATCGCCGATGATTCTGTGATCAGTCGAGCGGTAATGAAGCAAATGCTTGAAAAGCAATTATTTACAGTGCTTGAGGCGCAAGATGGCGAACAGGCATTGGAGATGTTGCTGTGCGACCATGAAATTAAATTGCTGCTGACAGACTTTGCGATGCCGACGATGGATGGCTTTGAACTGGTGAAATCCGTTCGTAATAGTCGCGGACGTGATGAGTTGGCTATTATTGGTTTGTCTGGCGCGGGAAGTCATGGCTTATCGGCAAAGTTTATCAAATATGGCGCCAATGACTTTTTGGCAAAGCCCTTTATGAGTGAAGAGTTTCATTGTCGTATTATGCAGACGATGGAGCAGCTCAATTTAATTGCGGAAATCAAAGAATATGCCCATCGAGACTATTTAACAGGGCTTTATAATCGCCGTTATTTCTGTCAGCAAGCAGAACGGTTAATCAAAAACAAACCGGGCCAGCATATATTGGCATTGTTAGACCTCGACCACTTTAAATCTATTAACGACCAATATGGCCATGAAAGCGGTGATGATGTACTTAAACAAGTCGCTGATTTACTACGAAGTGCATTTGGTCACTATATTGTGGCTCGTATAGGTGGCGAAGAGTTTGCTTTACTCATTCCAAGTTCAGATATGAAGGTGGCAAAGCACATGCTAGAAGACTTCAGGGAGCGTCTTGCTAAGCAGGCATTTAATATCCCGGCAGGTCAGTATTACTGCACCATCAGTATCGGTCTCGCAGTCTGTCAATCAAAAAGTTTAAGCGAAGTGATGCGTAAGGCCGATAAGGCGCTTTATAAAGCGAAAGACAAACAGCGCAATTGCGTTATTGCGCATTAG
- the serA gene encoding phosphoglycerate dehydrogenase yields MSKVSLSKDKIRILLLEGVHQSAVETLKRNGYSNIDYVKTSLPEPELIERIKDAHFVGIRSRTHLTEAVLEQAEKLVAIGCFCIGTNQVDLDAAKKRGIAVFNAPFSNTRSVAELVLGEILLLLRRVPERNAKAHRGEWDKSADGSYEARGKTLGIIGYGHIGTQLGIMAENIGMNVEFYDIEDKLTLGNATQLHTLTQLLQRADVVSLHVPETSQTKNLIGMAEIEVMKQGAILINASRGTVVDIDALAEALAAKKLSGAAIDVFPVEPKSNHEEFVSPLREFDNVLLTPHVGGSTQEAQENIGVEVAGKLAKYSDNGSTVTAVNFPEVSLPELSNRSRLLHVHINRPGVLTQINQAFAQHGINIAAQYLQTDESIGYVVIDVDSDHSEVALKELSAVEGTIRARILH; encoded by the coding sequence ATGAGCAAGGTTTCGTTATCAAAGGATAAAATTCGAATTTTGTTGTTAGAAGGCGTGCACCAAAGCGCTGTTGAGACGCTAAAGCGCAACGGTTATAGCAACATAGACTACGTTAAAACATCCTTACCGGAGCCTGAGCTGATCGAACGGATCAAAGATGCTCACTTTGTTGGGATCCGCTCACGTACTCACCTTACAGAAGCAGTATTAGAACAAGCTGAAAAGCTGGTCGCTATTGGCTGCTTCTGCATCGGCACCAACCAAGTAGATTTGGATGCTGCTAAAAAGCGTGGTATCGCCGTATTCAACGCGCCATTTTCTAACACCCGCTCTGTCGCTGAACTGGTACTGGGTGAAATTCTCTTGTTACTGCGCCGTGTTCCTGAGCGTAACGCAAAGGCACATCGCGGTGAGTGGGATAAATCGGCCGACGGTTCATACGAAGCCCGTGGTAAAACGCTGGGTATTATTGGTTATGGTCACATTGGCACCCAGCTTGGCATTATGGCTGAGAATATCGGGATGAACGTAGAGTTTTATGACATCGAAGATAAGCTCACACTCGGCAACGCGACACAGCTACACACGCTTACGCAACTGCTACAAAGAGCAGACGTGGTCAGTTTGCATGTACCGGAGACATCTCAGACCAAAAATCTTATCGGTATGGCTGAAATTGAAGTGATGAAGCAAGGCGCAATCCTAATTAATGCATCACGCGGAACGGTTGTTGATATTGACGCCTTAGCTGAAGCATTAGCAGCAAAGAAACTTTCCGGTGCAGCTATCGATGTATTCCCCGTTGAGCCAAAATCTAATCATGAAGAATTTGTCTCACCACTACGCGAGTTTGACAATGTATTGCTAACCCCGCACGTTGGTGGTTCTACCCAAGAGGCACAAGAAAACATCGGTGTAGAAGTCGCAGGTAAGTTGGCGAAGTATTCAGATAATGGTTCAACAGTCACGGCAGTTAATTTCCCTGAGGTTTCTCTACCTGAATTATCAAACCGAAGTCGTTTATTACATGTACACATAAACCGCCCAGGTGTACTAACACAAATCAACCAAGCGTTCGCTCAGCACGGTATCAATATTGCGGCGCAATACCTACAAACAGATGAGTCTATTGGTTACGTGGTAATCGATGTCGATAGCGACCACTCTGAAGTAGCACTGAAAGAGTTAAGTGCGGTTGAAGGGACTATCAGAGCACGTATTCTTCATTAA
- the argR gene encoding transcriptional regulator ArgR, protein MQPQEKQEALIKAFKAILKEENFGSQGEIVDALKQQGFDNVSQSKVSRMLSKFGAVRTRNAKQEMVYCLPAEMSVPTAKSPLRQLVVDIMHNEMMIIIRTSPGAAQLIARLLDSLGTADGVLGTIAGDDTIFIAPAKVSEIDVTLDKVKTLFDNV, encoded by the coding sequence ATGCAGCCGCAAGAAAAACAAGAAGCACTGATCAAAGCATTTAAAGCTATTTTAAAAGAAGAAAACTTTGGTTCTCAAGGTGAAATTGTTGATGCTCTAAAACAACAAGGGTTTGACAACGTCAGTCAGAGTAAAGTGTCGCGCATGCTAAGCAAGTTTGGTGCTGTGCGCACACGTAATGCTAAGCAAGAAATGGTGTACTGCTTACCAGCTGAAATGAGCGTTCCAACCGCAAAAAGCCCTTTGCGCCAGTTAGTCGTTGATATTATGCACAACGAAATGATGATTATTATTCGAACCAGTCCAGGTGCCGCACAATTAATTGCGAGGCTACTTGACTCATTAGGCACCGCAGACGGCGTATTAGGTACTATCGCTGGCGATGATACGATTTTTATTGCGCCTGCAAAAGTGTCTGAAATCGACGTTACGTTAGATAAAGTAAAAACGCTGTTCGATAACGTTTAG
- the mdh gene encoding malate dehydrogenase yields MKVAVLGAAGGIGQALSLLLKNGLPAGSELALYDVAPVVPGVAVDLSHIPTAVKVAGYGKDDLDPALAGADVVLIPAGMPRKPGMDRADLFNVNAGIIKTLAEGIVRSCPKALVGIITNPVNGTVPIVAEVFKKAGTYDPARVFGVTTLDVIRAETFIAELKGLDVAEVKIPVIGGHSGTTILPLLSQVEGVEFTDEEVASLTTRIQNAGTEVVEAKAGGGSATLSMGAAAARFCFSLVKGLQGEEVLEYAYVEGNTGDATFFAQPIILGKNGVEKLLPYGELSAFEQKAKDDMLATLEKDIKEGVDFMA; encoded by the coding sequence ATGAAAGTTGCTGTATTAGGTGCCGCTGGCGGTATCGGTCAAGCTCTATCTTTATTGCTTAAAAATGGTCTTCCAGCTGGCTCTGAGTTAGCGCTTTATGACGTTGCACCTGTTGTACCTGGTGTTGCAGTTGACTTATCTCACATCCCAACTGCGGTAAAAGTAGCGGGTTATGGTAAAGATGACCTAGACCCAGCACTTGCTGGTGCTGACGTAGTGCTTATCCCTGCAGGTATGCCTCGTAAGCCTGGTATGGACCGTGCTGACCTGTTCAATGTTAACGCAGGTATAATCAAGACACTTGCTGAAGGTATCGTTAGAAGCTGCCCTAAAGCACTTGTTGGTATCATCACAAACCCAGTAAATGGCACGGTACCAATCGTTGCTGAAGTGTTCAAAAAAGCAGGTACTTATGATCCAGCTCGCGTATTCGGTGTAACAACGCTTGACGTTATCCGCGCTGAAACCTTCATCGCAGAGCTTAAAGGTCTAGACGTTGCTGAAGTTAAGATCCCAGTCATTGGTGGTCACTCAGGTACTACAATTCTACCTCTACTTTCTCAAGTTGAAGGCGTTGAGTTCACTGACGAAGAAGTTGCTTCACTAACAACTCGTATCCAAAACGCGGGTACTGAAGTGGTTGAAGCTAAAGCAGGTGGCGGTTCAGCTACACTTTCAATGGGTGCAGCAGCAGCACGTTTCTGCTTCTCACTAGTGAAAGGCCTACAAGGTGAGGAAGTACTTGAGTACGCATACGTTGAAGGTAACACAGGCGATGCAACATTCTTTGCACAGCCAATTATCCTTGGTAAAAACGGTGTAGAGAAGTTACTTCCTTACGGTGAGCTAAGCGCGTTTGAGCAAAAAGCAAAAGACGACATGCTAGCGACACTTGAAAAAGACATCAAAGAAGGTGTTGATTTCATGGCGTAA
- a CDS encoding P-II family nitrogen regulator — translation MKMISAIIKPFKLDEVREALADLGIEGMTVVDVKGFGRQRGHTELYRGAEYQVDFIPKIKIEIATLSENAERVVETVTKAAFTGKIGDGKIFVYDLDQVVRIRTGELDEEAI, via the coding sequence ATGAAAATGATAAGTGCAATAATAAAACCATTTAAGCTTGATGAGGTACGTGAAGCGTTAGCCGATCTGGGGATTGAAGGCATGACGGTTGTTGACGTTAAAGGCTTTGGACGTCAGCGCGGTCATACCGAACTATATCGCGGTGCAGAATATCAAGTCGATTTCATTCCAAAAATAAAAATAGAAATTGCGACGTTAAGCGAAAACGCTGAGCGCGTTGTGGAAACGGTTACAAAGGCTGCGTTCACTGGAAAAATTGGTGACGGGAAAATCTTTGTTTACGACTTAGACCAAGTTGTTCGGATCCGTACCGGCGAACTTGATGAAGAAGCCATTTGA
- a CDS encoding S10 family peptidase codes for MKKLLPLLLVSCALLSAPSIAEEHNRAIEIDHKITTEHRAEIKGERINYTATTGTQPVWNENGDAVATLHYTYYKRTKIKDMSKRPLLISFNGGPGSASVWMHIAYTGPRVLKIDDEGYPLQPYGLKDNPYSVLDVADIVYVNPVNTGYSRVLKNAEGKYPSKAEQTNMFFGVNADVKYLAEWLNTFIHRNERMLSPKYLIGESYGTTRVSGLAHAMQNNQWLYLNGVILVSPTEIGIKREGPVEVANRLPYYAAAAWYHKALSSELQNKDLLEVLAEVEQYTVDQYLPALAKGAFISAQEKQSVTQAVAKYSGLSERFVAQNNLDIPTAAFWKELLRDRGYTLGRLDSRYLGIDKRDAGSRPDYWPELTSWLHSFTPAINHYFATELNYKTDVKYNMFGSVHPWDNSDNNVGEQLRLAMAQNPYLNVMIQSGYYDGATNYFDAKYNMWQLDPSGKMRDRLSFKGYRSGHMMYLRHEDLQKSNEDLREFILKTTPKADQSALY; via the coding sequence ATGAAAAAACTACTACCACTATTGCTCGTGAGTTGTGCCCTACTCTCAGCGCCAAGCATAGCTGAAGAGCACAATCGCGCAATTGAGATAGATCATAAAATAACAACTGAGCATAGAGCCGAAATAAAAGGCGAACGTATTAACTACACCGCGACAACAGGCACACAGCCGGTGTGGAATGAAAACGGCGACGCAGTAGCAACGTTGCATTACACCTACTACAAGCGCACAAAAATCAAAGATATGAGCAAACGTCCGCTGCTGATCTCATTTAACGGTGGTCCGGGCTCAGCTTCTGTGTGGATGCACATCGCCTATACTGGCCCAAGAGTATTAAAAATTGATGACGAAGGGTATCCCCTGCAACCTTACGGCTTGAAAGACAATCCTTATTCGGTGCTAGATGTTGCCGATATTGTTTATGTAAACCCAGTCAACACAGGCTACTCTCGCGTACTCAAAAATGCTGAAGGTAAATACCCAAGTAAAGCCGAACAGACAAACATGTTTTTTGGCGTCAACGCGGACGTTAAGTACTTAGCCGAGTGGCTAAATACATTCATTCATCGCAATGAGCGCATGCTTTCGCCTAAGTATCTGATTGGTGAGAGTTACGGTACGACCCGAGTGTCAGGTCTTGCACACGCGATGCAAAATAATCAGTGGCTTTATCTCAATGGCGTTATTTTGGTGTCTCCTACGGAAATCGGTATTAAACGAGAAGGTCCTGTTGAGGTTGCAAACCGTCTACCGTATTACGCTGCCGCCGCTTGGTATCACAAGGCACTGTCCTCTGAATTGCAAAATAAAGACTTACTAGAGGTACTTGCTGAAGTTGAACAATATACTGTTGATCAATATCTTCCAGCACTTGCCAAAGGTGCATTTATTAGCGCCCAAGAAAAGCAAAGTGTGACACAGGCCGTTGCTAAATATAGTGGCTTAAGCGAACGCTTTGTGGCTCAAAATAACCTAGATATTCCCACTGCGGCATTTTGGAAAGAGCTGTTGCGTGACCGCGGCTATACGCTTGGTCGACTGGATTCACGCTATCTTGGTATTGATAAAAGAGACGCTGGTTCTCGTCCTGATTATTGGCCTGAGCTAACCTCTTGGTTGCATTCTTTTACCCCTGCAATTAACCATTACTTCGCAACGGAACTCAATTATAAAACCGACGTAAAATATAATATGTTTGGTTCGGTTCACCCTTGGGATAACAGTGATAATAATGTGGGTGAGCAATTACGATTAGCGATGGCTCAAAACCCTTACCTAAACGTGATGATCCAATCGGGCTACTACGATGGTGCAACGAATTACTTTGATGCCAAGTATAATATGTGGCAACTCGACCCAAGCGGAAAAATGCGTGACCGCTTAAGCTTTAAAGGTTACCGCTCCGGGCACATGATGTATCTACGTCACGAAGATTTACAAAAGTCGAACGAAGATCTCCGCGAGTTTATCTTAAAAACAACGCCAAAAGCGGATCAGTCTGCGCTTTACTAA
- the rpiA gene encoding ribose-5-phosphate isomerase RpiA, translating to MTQDEMKKAAAWAALNYVEENTIVGVGTGSTVNHFIDALGSIKDQIKGAVSSSEASTEKLKALGIEVFELNDVSELAVYVDGADEINSTNEMIKGGGAALTREKIVAAVAKKFVCIVDNTKHVETLGAFPLPVEVIPMARSYVARELLKLGGDPVYRQGVITDNGNVILDVHGLEISAAKALEEKINQIVGVVTNGLFAARGADVVITGTPEGPKIN from the coding sequence ATGACTCAAGATGAAATGAAAAAAGCCGCAGCATGGGCAGCTTTAAACTATGTAGAAGAAAACACCATTGTTGGGGTTGGTACAGGCTCAACGGTAAACCACTTTATTGATGCACTTGGCAGTATCAAGGATCAAATCAAAGGTGCAGTATCAAGCTCAGAAGCTTCAACAGAGAAGCTAAAGGCACTTGGTATTGAAGTTTTTGAGTTAAACGATGTGTCAGAGCTTGCGGTATATGTTGATGGCGCAGATGAGATCAACAGCACCAACGAAATGATAAAAGGCGGTGGCGCAGCACTGACGCGCGAGAAAATCGTTGCAGCCGTTGCCAAGAAATTTGTTTGTATTGTTGATAATACAAAGCATGTTGAGACTCTAGGTGCATTTCCACTACCTGTTGAAGTCATCCCAATGGCGCGTAGCTACGTGGCGAGAGAGTTACTAAAACTAGGTGGCGATCCGGTTTACCGCCAAGGCGTCATCACTGATAACGGCAATGTCATTCTTGATGTGCATGGCCTAGAAATTAGCGCAGCGAAAGCGCTTGAAGAAAAAATTAACCAGATTGTTGGCGTCGTAACTAACGGCTTATTTGCCGCGCGTGGCGCTGACGTTGTAATAACAGGCACTCCAGAAGGGCCTAAAATCAACTAG
- a CDS encoding 5-formyltetrahydrofolate cyclo-ligase: protein MSKTNSNINKSQVTRANLRKMIRNARNSLSADQQKKASLQLNINFFQQIKLPKNANVGVYLQNDGELDTSLLIQSLWDKKHRVFLPVIHPFNPANLLFQQYEKNSPMKANRYAILEPKLDCSAVAPLASLDLLLMPLVAFDEQGNRLGMGGGYYDRTLALHYAEQRAKPALVGLAHDCQQVSSLPTAAWDVPLSTILTPTKLYTWPKNNEKATS, encoded by the coding sequence ATGAGTAAAACTAATAGCAACATAAATAAATCTCAAGTTACTCGTGCTAATTTGAGAAAAATGATTAGAAACGCAAGAAACTCGCTGTCAGCAGACCAACAGAAGAAAGCTTCATTACAGCTCAACATTAATTTTTTTCAACAAATAAAACTCCCTAAAAATGCCAATGTAGGGGTCTATCTACAAAACGATGGTGAACTAGACACATCCCTTTTAATTCAATCACTCTGGGATAAAAAACACCGCGTTTTTCTACCCGTAATTCATCCCTTTAATCCCGCTAATTTACTCTTTCAACAGTATGAAAAAAACTCACCCATGAAGGCAAATCGCTATGCTATCTTGGAACCTAAGTTAGATTGTTCAGCTGTGGCACCGCTTGCATCATTGGATTTACTTCTGATGCCTCTGGTTGCTTTTGATGAGCAAGGTAACCGCCTCGGTATGGGCGGTGGGTACTACGATAGAACATTAGCGTTACACTACGCTGAGCAACGAGCAAAACCAGCACTTGTTGGCCTTGCTCATGATTGCCAGCAAGTTTCAAGCTTACCAACAGCAGCTTGGGATGTACCGCTCTCGACTATTCTCACCCCAACCAAACTATACACGTGGCCTAAAAATAATGAGAAGGCAACTAGTTAA
- a CDS encoding Dyp-type peroxidase: MALAQSGVCAEANLHGLHLFFNVLEGQDEALRAALANSGRLQEELEDRFSESMLSSFVAVGAQYWPHIYPEFIPKELKSFPHIVEAEHTVHTQPFDLLYVIRSDREDVNHIFAQSVLHMLNGLVEMVAHVRAFRFLDGRDFNGFIYGADTPRGRSKREVALVHNPNAADHLGSYIHVQRVKFDLLRWQELPLAEQEQLMGRTRLDNDLIEDCEPCNHAALTELKDANGNALLLNQSMPFGDVFEQGSLSLSCSAKGDAFEQVLRSRLGEGDEYDPILDYSSADMGSAFFAPSLEFLAVMAKMPE; the protein is encoded by the coding sequence ATGGCGCTTGCCCAATCAGGTGTGTGTGCTGAAGCCAATTTGCACGGCTTACACTTGTTCTTCAATGTGCTTGAAGGACAAGACGAGGCGCTAAGAGCGGCGCTCGCCAATAGTGGACGCTTGCAAGAGGAGTTGGAGGACAGATTTTCTGAGTCTATGTTATCGAGCTTTGTCGCGGTTGGTGCCCAATACTGGCCGCACATCTATCCTGAGTTTATTCCTAAAGAGTTAAAAAGCTTTCCACATATTGTTGAGGCTGAGCACACCGTGCATACCCAGCCTTTTGACTTGCTTTACGTGATCCGCTCCGACCGAGAAGACGTTAATCATATCTTTGCTCAAAGTGTGCTGCATATGCTAAACGGCCTAGTCGAAATGGTGGCACATGTGCGCGCCTTTCGTTTCTTAGATGGTCGTGATTTTAATGGCTTTATTTATGGCGCCGACACACCTAGAGGGCGTAGTAAACGTGAAGTTGCTCTCGTGCACAACCCAAATGCAGCCGACCACCTTGGTAGTTATATTCATGTACAGCGGGTCAAGTTTGATTTACTGCGCTGGCAAGAGTTGCCGCTTGCTGAGCAAGAGCAATTGATGGGGCGTACACGTCTAGATAATGACCTAATTGAAGATTGCGAACCGTGTAACCACGCGGCATTAACCGAGTTGAAAGACGCAAACGGTAATGCGCTACTGCTTAATCAAAGCATGCCATTTGGTGACGTGTTTGAACAAGGAAGCTTGTCGCTAAGTTGCAGCGCCAAGGGCGATGCTTTTGAGCAGGTACTTAGAAGTCGATTGGGGGAAGGGGATGAATACGACCCCATATTGGATTATTCCAGTGCCGATATGGGCTCCGCGTTTTTTGCACCGTCACTAGAATTCTTGGCGGTGATGGCAAAAATGCCAGAGTAA